The sequence below is a genomic window from Denitratisoma sp. DHT3.
GCGGCACGTTGGGCAGAGACCGGCCCAGGTGCCTCAGTGAAATTTCCGTGGCCGGCACGGTGCACAACCGTTCCGGGCGGCAGCCGCGGACGAATTCGCCCAGTCCCAGCGCCTCGAAGCTGCGGGAAGTATTGATCAGGATGTAGCCGTCCCGCTTGAGGCCGGCGAAGACATCGACCTGGTGGAGCAGGGTGGGGTCCTGGATGATCAGGGCGTCGGGCTCCATGATGGGTTCGCGCAGCCGGATCTCGCGGTCGTCGATGCGGCAGAAGGCCACCACCGGCGCGCCGGTACGCTCCGAACCGAAGCTGGGGAAGGCCTGGGCATGGCGGCCTTCGTCGAAGGCGGCGACGGACAGCGTCTCGGCGGCGGTGACCACGCCTTGGCCGCCGCGACCGTGGATTCTTACCTGGAACATCGGGCCTGGCTCCTTGTCTTCGAGTGTATCCGTAGGTTAACCCGCCTTGCCGGTCGCGTCATCTTTGGATACTATGTTTCGCAATACGGTTTTTGATCTCGCATTGCAAAATATTGGCAACCAACCGGGCTACCTTCCGGTCATGGTTTAAGCTAGGCGGAACGCTTGCTACCCTCAAGCGACAACAACAACTCTCACGAGGAGGAAACGATGAGTTCCTTGCCGTCCCTGCTGGCGTCCGGCGATGCCGATCCCCAGGAAACCCTCGAGTGGCTGGACGCTCTGGAAGCGGTGATCGAGCAGGTGGGACCGGAAAGGGCCCACTACCTGATCGAACGCCTGATCAAACTGGGCCAACGCGCGGGCATCAACCTGCCCTACAGCGCCAATACCGAATACATCAACACCATTCCGCCGGACCGGCAGATCATCGCGCCGGGCGACTACGCCATCGAAAACCGCATCCGCGCCTACGTGCGCTGGAACGCCCTGGCGATGGTGTTGCGCGCCAACAAGGACGATTCGGGGCTGGGCGGCCACATCGCCAGCTTCGCTTCCGCCGCGACGCTGTTCGACGTCGGCTACAACCATTTCTGGCATGGCATCGACTCCCCCCAGGGCAGCGATCTGGTCCTCATCCAGGGCCATTCGGCGCCCGGCGTCTATGCCCGGGCCTTCATGCTGGGCGGGCTCTCCGAGGAGCAGCTCAACAACTTCCGGCGCGAGGTGGACGGCAAGGGGCTGTCCTCCTATCCCCATCCCTGGCTGATGCCGGAGTTCTGGCAATTCCCCACGGTCTCCATGGGCCTGGGGCCGCTGCAGGCCATCTACCAGGCCCGCTTCATGAAGTATCTGCAGGATCGGGGCCTGGCCGAAACCAGCGGCCGCAAGGTCTGGGCGTTCATGGGCGACGGCGAGATGGACGAGCCCGAGTCGATGGGCGCCATCGGCATGGCCGGCCGCGAGAAGCTCGACAACCTGATCTTCATCGTCAATTGCAATCTGCAGCGCCTGGACGGCCCGGTGCGCGGCAATGGCAAGATCATCCAGGAACTGGAGTCCGACTTCCGCGGCGCCGGCTGGAACGTGATCAAGGTGATCTGGGGCAGCTACTGGGACCCGCTGCTGGCCCAGGACAAGACGGGCCTGCTGCGCCAGCGCATGATGGAGTGCGTCGACGGCGACTATCAGACCTTCAAATCCAGGGATGGCGCCTATGTGCGCCAGCATTTCTTCGGCAAGTATCCGGAGCTGGCGAAAATGGTCGCCAACTGGAGCGACGACGAGATCTGGCGCCTGAACCGCGGCGGCCACGATCCCCACAAGGTCTATGCGGCCTACCACGCGGCGGCGAATCACAAGGGCCAGCCCACGGTGATCCTGGCCAAGACCATCAAGGGCTACGGCATGGGCGAGTCGGGCGAGGCCCAGAACATCACCCACCAGCAGAAGAAGATGGGCACCACCTCGCTGAAGGCCTTCCGCGACCGCTTCAAGCTGCCGATCAAGGACGAGGAACTGGAAAGCCTGCCCTACCTGACGTTCGAGGAAGGCTCGCCGGAGCTCAACTACATGCGCGAACACCGCATGGCCCTGGGCGGCTATCTGGCCAAGCGCCGGCGGGCCGTGGAGTCGCTGCCGGTGCCGCCGCTGTCGGCCTTCGAGGCGCAGTTGAAGGGGGGCGGCGAGGGGCGCGAGTTCTCCACCACCATGGCTTTCGTGCGCATCCTCAACGTGCTGCTGAAGGACAAACTGATCGGCAAGCGGGTGGTGCCCATCGTGGTGGACGAGTCCCGCACCTTCGGCATGGAGGGGCTGTTCCGCCAGATCGGCATCTGGAACCAGGACGGCCAGAAGTACGTGCCGCAGGACGCCGATCAGTTGATGTTCTACAAGGAGTCCAAGAACGGCCAGATCCTCCAGGAAGGGATCAACGAGGCGGGCGCCATGGCCAGCTGGATCGCCGCCGCCACCTCCTACTCGACCCACGGCGTGCAGATGATCCCGTTCTACGTCTTCTATTCGATGTTCGGCTTCCAGCGTTTCGGCGACCTGGCCTGGGCCGCCGGCGACTCCCGCTCGCGCGGCTTCCTGGTGGGCGGCACCTCGGGCCGCACCACGCTGAACGGCGAGGGTTTGCAGCACGAGGACGGCCACAGCCAGGTCCTGGCGGCGACCGTGCCCAACTGCATCGCCTACGACCCCACCTTCGCCTACGAGGTGGCGGTGATCGTGCAGGACGGCCTGCGCCGCATGGTGGCCGAGCAGCAGGACGTGTATTACTACCTGACGGTGCTGAACGAGAACTACGAGCACCCGGCGATGCCCGAAGGCGCGGCCCCCGACATCCTGAAGGGCATGTACCTGTTCAGGAAGGGCGCCGCCTCCAACGGCCCGCGCGTGCAGTTGCTCGGCTCCGGCGCGATCTTCCGCGAGGCCATCGCCGCCGCCGATCTGCTGAAGAGCGACTGGGGCGTGGAAGCGGACCTGTGGGGCTGCCCCTCCTTCAACGAGTTGGCGCGGGACGGCCAGGACTGCGCGCGCTGGAACCTGCTCCACCCCAACGACGAGCAGCGTGTGCCGCATGTCGGCGCCTGCCTGGCGGACACCCGCGGCCCGGTGATCGCCGCCACCGACTACATGAAGCTCTACGCCGAGCAGATCCGCGCATTCGTGCCCCGCGCCTACCGGGTGCTCGGCACCGATGGCTTCGGCCGCTCCGACACGCGGGAGAAGCTGAGGCATTTCTTCGAGGTGGATCGCCACTGGATCACCCTGGCGGCCTTGCGCGCCCTGGTGGACGAGGGTGCGGTCGACGGCGGCATGGCGGCGGAGGCGGTGACCAAGTACGGTCTCGATCCGAACAAACCCAACCCCACCCGCGTCTGAGGAGCCGAAGATGAGCCAGTTGCTTGAAGTGAAGGTGCCGGATATCGGCGACTTCGGCGCCATCCCGGTGATCGAGATCCACGTCAAGGCCGGCGACGCGGTGGCGGCCGAGGACAGCCTGATCACCCTGGAGTCCGACAAGGCGACGATGGACGTGCCGGCTCCGGCGGCCGGAACCGTGAAGGAAGTGCGGATCGGGCTGGGCGACAAGGTTTCCGAAGGCACGGTGATCATGGTGCTGGAGGCCGACACGGCGCTGCCCGCTTCCGCGCCGCCCGCCGCTCAGCCGGTCGCCCAGGCACCGGTGGTCGCGTCGGTAATCGCATCGGCGGAACCGAGCGCGCCGCCGGCCGAGGACCGCGAGGACGAACTGGGCCGCTTCCGCCCGGCGGAGCAGGAGCCGATCCTGGCGCCGTCACCCAGCCATGTGCCTTCACCGGGCCAGATGGCGGCGGAAATGATGGGGGGGCACAAGGCTCATGCCAGCCCATCGGTGCGGGCCTATGCCCGCGAACTGGGCGTGGAGGTCGGCAGGCTGACCGGCAGCGGCCCCAAGGGCCGCATCCTGCGGGAAGACGTGCAGCGTTACGTGAAGGGCCTGGTGAGCGGCGCCGCGTCGGCATCGCCGGCGCCGACTGCCGCCGGCGGGCTCAATCTGCTGCCCTGGCCGCAGGTGGATTTCGCCAAGTTCGGGCCGGTGCAGAGCCAGCCCCTGTCGCGGATCAAGAAGCTCTCGGGCGCCAACCTGGCCCGCAACTGGGCGATGATTCCCCACGTCACCCAGTTCGACGAGGCCGACGTCACCGACCTGGAGGCCTTCCGGACGCAGGTGAACCAGGAGAGCGAAAAGAGCGGCGGCGCCAAGCTCACGATGCTGGCTTTCCTGCTCAAGGCCTGCGTCTCCGCCTTGCGGAAATTCCCCGAGTTCAACGCCTCTCTCGACGGCGACAACCTTGTCCTCAAGCAGTACTTCCATCTCGGCTTCGCCGCCGACACGCCCAATGGCCTGGTGGTGCCGGTGATCCGCGACGTGGACAAGAAGACCGTGCTGGAACTGGCCGCCGAGACCGCGACCCTGGCGAAGAAGGCGCGGGAGGGCAAGCTGGCGCCGGCCGAGATGCAGGGCGGCTGCTTCTCCATTTCCAGCCTTGGCGGCATCGGCGGCACGGCGTTCACGCCCATCATCAACGCGCCGGAGGTGGCCATCCTGGGCGTCTCGAAATCCGAGACCCGGCCCCGCTGGAACGGCCGCGAGTTCGAACCGCGCCTGATGCTGCCGCTCTCCCTGTCCTACGACCACCGGGTGGTCGACGGCGCGGCGGCGGCGCGCTTCACCACCTATCTGGGTCAATTGCTGGCCGATCTGAGGAGATCCCTGCTGTGACCACCATCACCGTTGTGCGCAAGGGGGACGAGGTGGCGATCGCCGCCGACTCGATGACCACCTTTGGCGACACCCGCCTGGGACGTTCCTACAAGGGCGAGCACGACAAGATCCTGCACTTGGCCGGCTCCTGGATCGGCATCTGCGGCAGTTCCGCCCACCACCTGGTGCTGGAGTCGGCGATGGCGCAGTTGTCCGAGCCGAGGCTGGGGTCGCGGATGGAGGTGTACGAAACCTTCCGCCGGCTGCATCCCGTGCTCAAGGAGCACGCCTACCTGAATCCCAAGGAGGACGAGGGCGATCCCTACGAGTCCTCCCAGATCACGGCCCTGATCGTCAACGAGACCGGCATCTACGGCGTCTATTCACTGCGCGAGGTGTTCGAGTTCGATCGCTTCTGGGGCATCGGCTCGGGGCGCAACTATGCGCTGGGCGCGATGTATTCCGCCTACGACGGGGAGGGCACGGCCTCGCAGATCGCCGCCCTGGGCGTGATGGCCGGCATCGAGTTCGACACGGCCTCGGGCGGTCCGGTGGTGATCCATACCCTCAAGCTCGCCGGCGCCTGAGCGCGGACGGGGAAAGGAGTCGCGATGAATCAGTTGATCGAAGTGAGGGTGCCGGATATCGGCGACTTCAAGGATGTGCCAGTGATCGAAATCCACGTCGGGGCCGGCGACACGGTGGCGGCCGAGGACAGCCTGGTCACGCTGGAGTCGGACAAGACCACGATGGATGTGCCCAGCCCCGCCGCCGGTGTGGTGAAGGAAGTGAAGGTCAAGGTCGGCGACAAGGTGTCGGAGGGCGCGCTCGTCGTTCTGCTGGAGGCGTCCGCCTCGGTCCACTCCCTTGCCCCCAGCCCCTCTCCCGCAATCGGTCGAGGAGAGGCTCCAGTCGCCCCCGCGCCTTCGGCCTGGGCCGGGAACGCCGATCAGGAGTGCGAACTGCTGGTGCTCGGCGCCGGTCCCGGCGGTTATTCGGCGGCTTTCCGCGCCGCCGACCTCGGGCTGGATACGCTGCTGGTGGAACGCTACGGCACCTTGGGCGGGGTCTGCCTGAACGTCGGCTGCATTCCTTCCAAGGCGTTGCTGCACGTGGCGGCGGCGATCGAGGAGGCGGCGCATGCCGAGGCCTTCGGCGTCCGCTTCGGCACGCCGACGGTCGACATCGACGCCCTGCGCGCCCACAAGGACAAGGTGGTCGCCAAGCTCACCGGCGGCCTCGCCGGCATGGCCAAGGCGCGCAAGGTGCGCACCGTGCGGGGCGTCGGCCGCTTCCTGGACGATCATCATCTGGAAGTGGAACTGACCGGGGGCGGCGGCTCGGAGCGCAGCGGCGAACGCCAGGTGATCCGCTTCCGCCAGTGCATCATCGCCGCGGGCTCGCAAGCCGTGCGCCTGCCATTTTTGCCCGACGATCCGCGCATCGTCGATTCCACCGGTGCGCTGGAGCTGCGCGGTCGTCCCGAGCGCATGCTGGTGATCGGCGGCGGCATCATCGGCCTCGAAATGGCCACGGTGTATTCCGCCCTGGGTGCGCGGATCGACGTGGTCGAGATGCTCGACGGCCTGATGCAGGGGCCCGACCGGGACCTGGTCAAGATCTGGGAAAAGCGCAACGCCGACCGCTTTGCCAAGGTGATGCTGAGGACGCGCACCGCGTCCGTGGAAGCGAAGGTGGACGGGCTCTGGGTGACCTTCGAGGGCGAGCAGGCGCCGGCGGAGGCCCAGCGCTACGACCTGATCCTCCAGGCGGCTGGCCGCGCGCCCAACGGCGCCAGGATCGGCGCCGACAAGGCCGGCGTGGCCGTCGGCGAACGCGGTTTCATCGCGGTGGACAGCCAGATGCGCACCAACGTGCCGCACATCTTCGCCATCGGCGACATCGTCGGCCAGCCGATGCTGGCCCACAAGGCGGTGCATGAGGGACACGTGGCGGCGGAAGCGGCCGCCGGGCAGAAGAGCCATTTCGATGCCAGCGTGATTCCGGGCGTCGCCTACACCCATCCGGAAGTGGCCTGGGTGGGCCTGGGCGAGGACGAGGCGGAAAAAACCGGTCGCGCCGTCGAGGTGGCGCGCTTCCCCTGGGCCGCCTCGGGCCGCGCCATCGCCAACGGCGCCGACTACGGCGTGACCAAGCTGGTCTTCGATGCCGAGACCCGGCGCACCGTCGGCGGCGGCATCGTCGGTCCCGGCGCCGGCGACATGATCGGCGAGCTGGCCCTGGCGATCGAGATGGGCGCCGACGCGCTGGATATCGGCAAGACCATCCATCCCCACCCGACCCTGGGCGAGACCATCGGCCTGGCGGCGGAAGTCGCCCACGGCAGTTGCACGGATTTGCCGCCGCCCCGGAAGAAGTAGACACTGCCGCCTTTCAGTGTTGACGCAAGGGGGAAGGCGGCATGTTGAGCTTGCAGGAGATTTCCGACCGGCTGGAGATCCAGCAACTGATGGTGGACTATTCCGACGCCATCGACCGCATGGATTTCGACGCCCTGGACCGGCTGTTCACGCCGGATGCCTACATCGATTACCGCGCCATGGGCGGCATCGACGGCGGTTATCCGGAGGTCAAGGCCTGGCTGGCCGGGGCCTTGGCGCGTTTTCCGCACCACCAGCACATGCTGGGCAATTTCGACGTCAAGCTGGCGGGCGACGCCGCCACCTGCCGGGCGATCTGCTTCAATCCCATGGCAATGGCGCTGCCGGACGGCAGCAGCCAGGTGATGTTCTTCGGTCTCTGGTACGTGGACCAGTTTGTGCGGACCACCGCCGGCTGGCGCATCTGTCAACTGGTCGAGGAGCGCTGCTACGACTTCAACGTGCCGCAGGGGGTGGGGGGCGGCAACTGAGGCATCGCCGCGGAGCGCCTATTTCAGCCGGTCGCGGAAGCGCTGGCGCAGCTTGGCCACCTTGGGCGCCACCACGGCCTGGCAGTAGCCCTGTTGCGGATTGTGGGCGAAATAGTCCTGGTGATAGTCCTCGGCCGGCCAGAAGCGGGGCGCGGGGCGGATTTCGGTGACGATGGGATCGGGCCAGGCGCCCTCCCGGTTCAGTTCGGCGACCAGGTCGCGGGCGACGCGCGCCTGTTCCTCGTCGTGGGTGAAGATCGCCGATCGGTACTGGCTGCCCACGTCGTGGCCCTGGCGGTTGAGGGTGGTCGGGTCGTGGATGGCGAAAAAAGCCAGCAGCAGGGTCCGATAGTCCAGCCGGGCGGGGTCGAACTCGAACCGGACCACTTCCGCATGGCCGCTTTCTCCGGCGCAGACGGTCCGGTAGTCCGGATCGTCCAGGTGGCCGCCGCAATAGCCGGAGACGGCGGAGACGACGCCGTCCAGTTGCTTCAGGGCCGCTTCCACGCACCAGAAGCAACCGCCGCCGAGTGTGGCTGTTTGGATCATGATCTGCGCTCCAGGCGGAAGATGCCGATTATCATCCCCGCCCAGAATCACGGACGGGACGGCCAATGGATGCGCCGTCAGGACATCGTACCGGCATTGCCGGGATTTTCAATGTCCCACGCGCCGTCGGCCACCGCTTCCGTCCCATCCAGACCCGGCGTCAGACAGGGATCGCGTGATCCCCCGATCCTCAGCGGCTTTCGGGGAAAACCCCTCGCGTGTTATCATCTTGCGCTTATTTTGTCGCCGGCAGCCGGCGGCAAATATCCCCGGCGACTCGCCGGAGATCGCCGGGCCGGTTCCGCTGGCCGCATTCACAACGCACTTCGATAGCAAGGAAGACGCATGAAGATCCATGAATATCAGGGCAAGGAAATCCTGAGAAAGTTCGGCGTGACCACGCCGCGCGGCAAGCCTGCCTTTTCCGTCGACGAGGCGGTCAAGGTCGCCGAGGAACTGGGCGGCAAGGTCTGGGTGGTGAAGGCCCAGATCCACGCCGGCGGTCGCGGCAAGGGCGGTGGCGTCAAGGTCGCCAAGTCCATGGATGAAGTTCGCCAATACGCCGGTCAGATCCTCGGCATGCAGTTGGTCACCCACCAGACCGGCGCCGCCGGCCAGAAGGTGAATCGTCTTCTGATCGAGGAAGGCGCCGACATCAAGAAGGAGTACTACCTGGCCGTGCTGACCGACCGCGCCACCCAGAAAGTGGCCGTGATGGCTTCCTCCGAAGGCGGCATGGACATCGAGGAAGTGGCCCACGCCACCCCCGAGAAGATCCTCAAGGAATTCGCCGATCCCCTGACCGGCCTGACCGACCAACAGGCCGAGAACCTGGCCCGCGGCATCGGCGTGCCCGAGGGCTCCGTGGCCCAGGCCAAGGCCGAGATCCAGAAGCTCTACCAGTGCTACATGGAGACCGACGCCTCCCTGGCGGAAATCAACCCGCTGATCCTGGAAGGCAACGGCAACATCAAGGCCCTGGACGCCAAGTTCAACTTCGATTCCAACGCCCTCTACCGTCATCCCGAGATCGTCGCCTACCGCGACCTGGACGAAGAGGACGCCGACGAGATCGAGGCTTCCAAGTTCGATCTGGCCTACATCTCCCTGGACGGCAACATCGGCTGCCTGGTGAACGGCGCCGGCCTGGCCATGGCCACCATGGACACCATCAAGCTGTTCGGCGCCGAGCCGGCCAACTTCCTCGACGTGGGCGGCGGCGCCACCACCGAGAAGGTGACCGAGGCCTTCAAGATCATGCTCAAGAACCCCAAGGTCAAGGGCATCCTGGTGAACATCTTCGGCGGCATCATGAAATGCGACACCATCGCCACCGGCGTGGTCACCGCTGCCCGCGAAACCCATCTGTCCGTGCCCCTGGTGGTGCGCATGAAGGGCACCAACGAGGAGCTGGGCAAGCAGATCCTGAAGGATTCCGGCCTGCCCATCATCTCCGCCGACACCATGGCCGAAGCGGCCACCAAGATCGTCGCTGCGGTCAAGTAAGGAGTTTTTGAATGTCCATCCTGATCAACAAAGACACCAAGGTCATCACCCAGGGCATCACCGGCAAGACCGGCCAGTTCCACACCGAGAAGTGCCAGGAATACGCCAATGGCAAGAACTGCTTCGTCGCCGGGGTGAACCCGAAGAAGGCGGGCGAGAAGATCTTCGATATCCCCATCTACGCTTCCGTCAAGGAAGCCGCCGCCGAGACCGGCGCCACCGTTTCCGTGATCTACGTGCCGCCCGCCGGCGCCGCCGACGCGATCTGGGAAGCCTGCGAGGCCGACCTGGATCTGGCGATCTGCATCACCGAGGGCATTCCCGTGCGCGACATGCTGATGGTGCGCAACAAGATGAAGCAGAAGGTGGCCAAGGGCGGCAAGGAAACCCTGCTGCTGGGCCCCAACTGCCCCGGTCTGATCACCCCCG
It includes:
- a CDS encoding 2-oxoacid:acceptor oxidoreductase family protein: MFQVRIHGRGGQGVVTAAETLSVAAFDEGRHAQAFPSFGSERTGAPVVAFCRIDDREIRLREPIMEPDALIIQDPTLLHQVDVFAGLKRDGYILINTSRSFEALGLGEFVRGCRPERLCTVPATEISLRHLGRSLPNVPLLGGFAALSGLIQLESVAKAIRERFPAKVAEGNVVAAGEAFDVVRAEMAATLAKEPGHA
- a CDS encoding MFS transporter — its product is MTTITVVRKGDEVAIAADSMTTFGDTRLGRSYKGEHDKILHLAGSWIGICGSSAHHLVLESAMAQLSEPRLGSRMEVYETFRRLHPVLKEHAYLNPKEDEGDPYESSQITALIVNETGIYGVYSLREVFEFDRFWGIGSGRNYALGAMYSAYDGEGTASQIAALGVMAGIEFDTASGGPVVIHTLKLAGA
- the sucC gene encoding ADP-forming succinate--CoA ligase subunit beta; its protein translation is MKIHEYQGKEILRKFGVTTPRGKPAFSVDEAVKVAEELGGKVWVVKAQIHAGGRGKGGGVKVAKSMDEVRQYAGQILGMQLVTHQTGAAGQKVNRLLIEEGADIKKEYYLAVLTDRATQKVAVMASSEGGMDIEEVAHATPEKILKEFADPLTGLTDQQAENLARGIGVPEGSVAQAKAEIQKLYQCYMETDASLAEINPLILEGNGNIKALDAKFNFDSNALYRHPEIVAYRDLDEEDADEIEASKFDLAYISLDGNIGCLVNGAGLAMATMDTIKLFGAEPANFLDVGGGATTEKVTEAFKIMLKNPKVKGILVNIFGGIMKCDTIATGVVTAARETHLSVPLVVRMKGTNEELGKQILKDSGLPIISADTMAEAATKIVAAVK
- the aceE gene encoding pyruvate dehydrogenase (acetyl-transferring), homodimeric type, producing the protein MSSLPSLLASGDADPQETLEWLDALEAVIEQVGPERAHYLIERLIKLGQRAGINLPYSANTEYINTIPPDRQIIAPGDYAIENRIRAYVRWNALAMVLRANKDDSGLGGHIASFASAATLFDVGYNHFWHGIDSPQGSDLVLIQGHSAPGVYARAFMLGGLSEEQLNNFRREVDGKGLSSYPHPWLMPEFWQFPTVSMGLGPLQAIYQARFMKYLQDRGLAETSGRKVWAFMGDGEMDEPESMGAIGMAGREKLDNLIFIVNCNLQRLDGPVRGNGKIIQELESDFRGAGWNVIKVIWGSYWDPLLAQDKTGLLRQRMMECVDGDYQTFKSRDGAYVRQHFFGKYPELAKMVANWSDDEIWRLNRGGHDPHKVYAAYHAAANHKGQPTVILAKTIKGYGMGESGEAQNITHQQKKMGTTSLKAFRDRFKLPIKDEELESLPYLTFEEGSPELNYMREHRMALGGYLAKRRRAVESLPVPPLSAFEAQLKGGGEGREFSTTMAFVRILNVLLKDKLIGKRVVPIVVDESRTFGMEGLFRQIGIWNQDGQKYVPQDADQLMFYKESKNGQILQEGINEAGAMASWIAAATSYSTHGVQMIPFYVFYSMFGFQRFGDLAWAAGDSRSRGFLVGGTSGRTTLNGEGLQHEDGHSQVLAATVPNCIAYDPTFAYEVAVIVQDGLRRMVAEQQDVYYYLTVLNENYEHPAMPEGAAPDILKGMYLFRKGAASNGPRVQLLGSGAIFREAIAAADLLKSDWGVEADLWGCPSFNELARDGQDCARWNLLHPNDEQRVPHVGACLADTRGPVIAATDYMKLYAEQIRAFVPRAYRVLGTDGFGRSDTREKLRHFFEVDRHWITLAALRALVDEGAVDGGMAAEAVTKYGLDPNKPNPTRV
- the aceF gene encoding dihydrolipoyllysine-residue acetyltransferase, with product MSQLLEVKVPDIGDFGAIPVIEIHVKAGDAVAAEDSLITLESDKATMDVPAPAAGTVKEVRIGLGDKVSEGTVIMVLEADTALPASAPPAAQPVAQAPVVASVIASAEPSAPPAEDREDELGRFRPAEQEPILAPSPSHVPSPGQMAAEMMGGHKAHASPSVRAYARELGVEVGRLTGSGPKGRILREDVQRYVKGLVSGAASASPAPTAAGGLNLLPWPQVDFAKFGPVQSQPLSRIKKLSGANLARNWAMIPHVTQFDEADVTDLEAFRTQVNQESEKSGGAKLTMLAFLLKACVSALRKFPEFNASLDGDNLVLKQYFHLGFAADTPNGLVVPVIRDVDKKTVLELAAETATLAKKAREGKLAPAEMQGGCFSISSLGGIGGTAFTPIINAPEVAILGVSKSETRPRWNGREFEPRLMLPLSLSYDHRVVDGAAAARFTTYLGQLLADLRRSLL
- the msrA gene encoding peptide-methionine (S)-S-oxide reductase MsrA, encoding MIQTATLGGGCFWCVEAALKQLDGVVSAVSGYCGGHLDDPDYRTVCAGESGHAEVVRFEFDPARLDYRTLLLAFFAIHDPTTLNRQGHDVGSQYRSAIFTHDEEQARVARDLVAELNREGAWPDPIVTEIRPAPRFWPAEDYHQDYFAHNPQQGYCQAVVAPKVAKLRQRFRDRLK
- a CDS encoding nuclear transport factor 2 family protein, with protein sequence MLSLQEISDRLEIQQLMVDYSDAIDRMDFDALDRLFTPDAYIDYRAMGGIDGGYPEVKAWLAGALARFPHHQHMLGNFDVKLAGDAATCRAICFNPMAMALPDGSSQVMFFGLWYVDQFVRTTAGWRICQLVEERCYDFNVPQGVGGGN
- the lpdA gene encoding dihydrolipoyl dehydrogenase, with the protein product MNQLIEVRVPDIGDFKDVPVIEIHVGAGDTVAAEDSLVTLESDKTTMDVPSPAAGVVKEVKVKVGDKVSEGALVVLLEASASVHSLAPSPSPAIGRGEAPVAPAPSAWAGNADQECELLVLGAGPGGYSAAFRAADLGLDTLLVERYGTLGGVCLNVGCIPSKALLHVAAAIEEAAHAEAFGVRFGTPTVDIDALRAHKDKVVAKLTGGLAGMAKARKVRTVRGVGRFLDDHHLEVELTGGGGSERSGERQVIRFRQCIIAAGSQAVRLPFLPDDPRIVDSTGALELRGRPERMLVIGGGIIGLEMATVYSALGARIDVVEMLDGLMQGPDRDLVKIWEKRNADRFAKVMLRTRTASVEAKVDGLWVTFEGEQAPAEAQRYDLILQAAGRAPNGARIGADKAGVAVGERGFIAVDSQMRTNVPHIFAIGDIVGQPMLAHKAVHEGHVAAEAAAGQKSHFDASVIPGVAYTHPEVAWVGLGEDEAEKTGRAVEVARFPWAASGRAIANGADYGVTKLVFDAETRRTVGGGIVGPGAGDMIGELALAIEMGADALDIGKTIHPHPTLGETIGLAAEVAHGSCTDLPPPRKK